A window from Cryptomeria japonica chromosome 1, Sugi_1.0, whole genome shotgun sequence encodes these proteins:
- the LOC131073161 gene encoding uncharacterized protein LOC131073161, whose translation MHAGLVSLSMICSFFEVGFLILHRKRESRRQREQWIYEGIFGRKLCSKLNNRGGRERMSRGREAHLLEIEGSALSLHLGLLPNPKLEKSVLSICVNTSALAYMIPLGFGVVVSFPQVSEILTKVFSRDHYYACFLRFELGFSSLD comes from the exons ATGCATGCTGGTCTAGTCAGTCTTTCGATGATTTGTTCTTTTTTTGAGGTTGGTTTTTTAATTTTACATAGAAAGAGGGAAAGCAGAAGGCAGAGAGAGCAATGGATATATGAAGGAATATTTGGGAGGAAGTTGTGCTCTAAGCTGAACAAccggggagggagggagagaatgtcACGGGGAAGGGAGGCTCATTTGCTTGAAATTGAAGGCTCTGCGCTTAGTCTCCATTTAG GCCTGTTGCCAAATCCAAAACTTGAGAAATCAGTTCTTTCAATCTG CGTTAACACTTCTGCTCTAGCATATATGATTCCCCTTGGTTTTGGTGTTGTTGTAAG ttttcctcaGGTATCAGAGATTCTAACAAAAGTTTTCAGTAGAGACCACTACTATGCATGCTTTCTAAGGTTCGAACTAGGGTTTTCAAGTTTGGACTGA